Part of the Candidatus Thermoplasmatota archaeon genome is shown below.
AGGAGGGAGAGGAGCGGGGGGAACTCGGTCGCGAAGTTCAACATCGGCGGGGGCACCAGGCTGATGAGCAGCGGTGCCCTGCTCGCCTGCGTTCTCGAGGGGATCCCGACGACGTACGTCCACGACGACACGCTCGTGGAGTTCCCGCTCCCTCTCCTCCAGATCGAGTACTCGGCAGCCCTCACGCCCAAGCAGAAGGAGACGCTCCAGTCCCTCATCGCCCACGACGGTCCGGTCACGCAGACGGAGCTCTCCGAAGAGCTGGGCATCCACAAGGCGACGGTGAATCACCATATCAAGGAGCTCAGGAAGAAGGGCCTGGTGAGCGTGACGATCGACCCGAAGGATTCGAGGAAGAAGATCATTAAGGCGGCTCCGTTCGTGGAGCTGCTCGTCGAGTAGCGGTGGTCCGTTGAAAGTCCTCATATCGACATATGGGTTCGACGAGAGGAAGGTAGTCGCGGCTATGTCGAAGCTCGCGTACGACAAGCTCGTGCTGGTCGTCGGCGATGACGTTCTGGAAACGCAGGGCTATCTCCGGCTGAAGAAGATGGAGAGCATCGGACCGAGCAAGATGGAGACCGTCACCGTGGACGTCCACGACTTCCGGGACTGCCTGGACAATGTGGATCGGGCGATCAGGAAGTGGGATGTGGAGGAGAACAAGGTCGTCCTGAACATCAGTGGTGGGACCGTGATCCTGGCGGACGCTGCCCTCCTGGCGGGATACCACAACGGCGTCGAGATCTACCACGTGGATGAGAAGGTGACGAAGCTGCCCGTCATCAAGGGCATGAAGATAGGCGATCGGTTCACCGAGCCGCAGACGCTTCTGATCAAGGCCCTTGAGGCGGACGACACCATCCCGAGGCTCGCGGAGAGACTCAAGAGCACTGGAATCGACGAGCAGGCTGTCAGGCGGGAGATCCGTATGCTGTCCAACAAAGGCGTGATAGGGCAGCGGCTCGAGAAGGGTCAGATACGTCTGGACTTCAAGGAGGGGCAGGAGTGGTTCAAGCGGTTCCTATAGGAGGGACCATCACTCCGGA
Proteins encoded:
- a CDS encoding MarR family transcriptional regulator → MATLFGTLGWRPASLIPSIKSTEGLEKVIFYHSDHERSRKARDQVVEYCEQRNIPVRSIELRDAFDLIQIAKRIRDDVRRERSGGNSVAKFNIGGGTRLMSSGALLACVLEGIPTTYVHDDTLVEFPLPLLQIEYSAALTPKQKETLQSLIAHDGPVTQTELSEELGIHKATVNHHIKELRKKGLVSVTIDPKDSRKKIIKAAPFVELLVE
- a CDS encoding DUF6293 family protein, encoding MKVLISTYGFDERKVVAAMSKLAYDKLVLVVGDDVLETQGYLRLKKMESIGPSKMETVTVDVHDFRDCLDNVDRAIRKWDVEENKVVLNISGGTVILADAALLAGYHNGVEIYHVDEKVTKLPVIKGMKIGDRFTEPQTLLIKALEADDTIPRLAERLKSTGIDEQAVRREIRMLSNKGVIGQRLEKGQIRLDFKEGQEWFKRFL